From Strix uralensis isolate ZFMK-TIS-50842 chromosome 1, bStrUra1, whole genome shotgun sequence, a single genomic window includes:
- the GALNT1 gene encoding polypeptide N-acetylgalactosaminyltransferase 1 isoform X2, whose product MLEEIVLVDDASERDFLKRPLENYVKKLKVPVHVIRMEQRSGLIRARLKGAAASKGQVITFLDAHCECTVGWLEPLLARIKADRRTVVCPIIDVISDDTFEYMAGSDMTYGGFNWKLNFRWYPVPQREMDRRKGDRTLPVRTPTMAGGLFSIDRDYFQEIGTYDAGMDIWGGENLEISFRIWQCGGTLEIVTCSHVGHVFRKATPYTFPGGTGQIINKNNRRLAEVWMDEFKNFFYIISPGVTKVDYGDISSRLGLRRKLQCKPFSWYLENVYPDSQIPRHYFSLGEIRNVETNQCLDNMARKENEKVGIFNCHGMGGNQVFSYTANKEIRTDDLCLDVSKLNGPVTMLKCHHLKGNQLWEYDPVKLTLLHVNSNQCLDKATEEDSQVPSIRDCNGSRSQQWLLRNVTLPEIF is encoded by the exons ACTTCTTGAAAAGACCTCTGGAGAATtatgtgaaaaaattaaaagtaccTGTTCACGTGATTCGAATGGAACAGCGTTCTGGATTGATTAGAGCCAGATTAAAGGGCGCTGCTGCTTCTAAAGGCCAGGTCATCACCTTCTTAGATGCTCATTGTGAATGTACAGTAGGCTGGCTTGAACCTCTGCTGGCAAGAATCAAAGCTGACAG GAGAACAGTAGTGTGTCCCATCATTGACGTAATTAGCGATGACACCTTTGAATATATGGCAGGTTCTGACATGACCTATGGTGGATTCAACTGGAAGTTGAATTTTCGTTGGTATCCTGTTCCTCAGAGAGAGATGGATCGACGGAAAGGAGATAGAACCCTTCCTGTTAG gacACCTACAATGGCAGGAGGTCTTTTTTCAATAGACAGAGATTACTTTCAGGAAATTGGAACATATGATGCTGGAATGGATATCTGGGGTGGAGAAAACTTAGAAATTTCTTTCAGG ATCTGGCAGTGTGGTGGCACTTTGGAAATTGTAACTTGTTCACATGTTGGGCATGTGTTCAGAAAAGCAACACCATACACTTTTCCAGGAGGTACAGGGCAGATAATCAACAAAAATAACAGGCGGCTTGCAGAAGTCTGGATGGATGaattcaaaaactttttttacaTCATTTCCCCAG GAGTTACTAAAGTTGATTATGGGGACATATCATCACGACTGGGACTAAGACGCAAGCTCCAGTGCAAGCCTTTCTCCTGGTACCTGGAGAATGTTTATCCTGATTCCCAAATTCCACGCCATTACTTTTCTCTGGGAGAG ATAAGAAATGTGGAGACGAATCAATGTCTGGATAACatggcaagaaaagaaaatgagaaagttgGAATCTTTAACTGCCATGGAATGGGTGGCAATCAG GTTTTCTCATATACTGCCAACAAAGAAATTCGAACAGATGATTTGTGTTTAGATGTATCCAAACTTAATGGCCCAGTAACAATGCTCAAGTGCCACCATCTAAAAGGAAATCAGCTTTGGGAATATGATCCAGTG AAATTAACCCTGTTGCATGTGAACAGTAACCAGTGCCTGGACAAAGCCACCGAAGAGGACAGCCAGGTACCCAGCATCAGAGACTGCAACGGCAGCCGCTCCCAGCAGTGGTTGCTTCGCAATGTCACCCTTCCAGAAATATTCTGA
- the GALNT1 gene encoding polypeptide N-acetylgalactosaminyltransferase 1 isoform X3, with product MEQRSGLIRARLKGAAASKGQVITFLDAHCECTVGWLEPLLARIKADRRTVVCPIIDVISDDTFEYMAGSDMTYGGFNWKLNFRWYPVPQREMDRRKGDRTLPVRTPTMAGGLFSIDRDYFQEIGTYDAGMDIWGGENLEISFRIWQCGGTLEIVTCSHVGHVFRKATPYTFPGGTGQIINKNNRRLAEVWMDEFKNFFYIISPGVTKVDYGDISSRLGLRRKLQCKPFSWYLENVYPDSQIPRHYFSLGEIRNVETNQCLDNMARKENEKVGIFNCHGMGGNQVFSYTANKEIRTDDLCLDVSKLNGPVTMLKCHHLKGNQLWEYDPVKLTLLHVNSNQCLDKATEEDSQVPSIRDCNGSRSQQWLLRNVTLPEIF from the exons ATGGAACAGCGTTCTGGATTGATTAGAGCCAGATTAAAGGGCGCTGCTGCTTCTAAAGGCCAGGTCATCACCTTCTTAGATGCTCATTGTGAATGTACAGTAGGCTGGCTTGAACCTCTGCTGGCAAGAATCAAAGCTGACAG GAGAACAGTAGTGTGTCCCATCATTGACGTAATTAGCGATGACACCTTTGAATATATGGCAGGTTCTGACATGACCTATGGTGGATTCAACTGGAAGTTGAATTTTCGTTGGTATCCTGTTCCTCAGAGAGAGATGGATCGACGGAAAGGAGATAGAACCCTTCCTGTTAG gacACCTACAATGGCAGGAGGTCTTTTTTCAATAGACAGAGATTACTTTCAGGAAATTGGAACATATGATGCTGGAATGGATATCTGGGGTGGAGAAAACTTAGAAATTTCTTTCAGG ATCTGGCAGTGTGGTGGCACTTTGGAAATTGTAACTTGTTCACATGTTGGGCATGTGTTCAGAAAAGCAACACCATACACTTTTCCAGGAGGTACAGGGCAGATAATCAACAAAAATAACAGGCGGCTTGCAGAAGTCTGGATGGATGaattcaaaaactttttttacaTCATTTCCCCAG GAGTTACTAAAGTTGATTATGGGGACATATCATCACGACTGGGACTAAGACGCAAGCTCCAGTGCAAGCCTTTCTCCTGGTACCTGGAGAATGTTTATCCTGATTCCCAAATTCCACGCCATTACTTTTCTCTGGGAGAG ATAAGAAATGTGGAGACGAATCAATGTCTGGATAACatggcaagaaaagaaaatgagaaagttgGAATCTTTAACTGCCATGGAATGGGTGGCAATCAG GTTTTCTCATATACTGCCAACAAAGAAATTCGAACAGATGATTTGTGTTTAGATGTATCCAAACTTAATGGCCCAGTAACAATGCTCAAGTGCCACCATCTAAAAGGAAATCAGCTTTGGGAATATGATCCAGTG AAATTAACCCTGTTGCATGTGAACAGTAACCAGTGCCTGGACAAAGCCACCGAAGAGGACAGCCAGGTACCCAGCATCAGAGACTGCAACGGCAGCCGCTCCCAGCAGTGGTTGCTTCGCAATGTCACCCTTCCAGAAATATTCTGA